The window CCCTGATATCAGAGACGTTTTAAAACTCACGCTTTCAGAAGAAAACTACGAGGTATTGGAAGCCCTGGATGGAGAAGAGGCCTTAAAAATGATCACTGCAAAATCTCCCAATCTGGTCTTATTAGATTATAAAATTCCTAAGGTTGACGGCCGCGAAGTCTGCCGAAGGATAAAAAGCGATTTATTAATGCGCCATCTCCCGATAATCATGGTTACAGGAAAGGGCGACATCACCGATAAAGTCCACGGGATTGACGCTGGAGCGGATGATTACGTGGTTAAACCATTTGAGCCAAAAGAATTATTAGCGCGCATTCGCATGGTTATAAGGCGCTCTGAAAGAGACCTGGAAGCAAACCCGCTTACCCGGCTTCCGGGTAACGTCTCAATTATAAATGAAATTACAAAACGCATTGAAAACAAATGCCTTTTTGCTGTCTGCTACATAGACCTTGATAAATTTAAAGCCTATAACGATAAGTATGGTTTTGAACACGGGGATGAAGTAATTAAGGAAACCGCGCGTATATTAATTAGAGGCGTCCAAGAACAAGGAAACAAAGATGATTTTATCGGGCATATAGGAGGCGATGATTTTGTAATTATTACCCTGCCCTCAAATGCAGATAAAATTTGTGAAAAGGTTATTTCTGATTTTGATACTGCTTCTCCTTCATTCTATAACGAGTCTGATAGAGAAAAAGGCTACATTCTCGCCCGCGACCGCAAAGGAGTTGAGCAACACATCCCCCTTCTTTCTCTTTCAATCGGAGTTGTGACAAATGAATTCCGCAAGATTGAACACGTCGCTCAAATTGGAGAGATTGGTGCAGAGTTAAAAGCAATTGCAAAGAGCCTTGAAAAAAGCAATTACGTAAAAGACAAGCGCAAGTTTGATAAATAATAGGGACACATCCTTTTTCTTCTCCTACAGGTTAAAAATCGGATGTGTCCCTATTTTAATGCGAGGAGAGGGAGT is drawn from Candidatus Omnitrophota bacterium and contains these coding sequences:
- a CDS encoding response regulator, with the translated sequence MPIKILIVDDDPDIRDVLKLTLSEENYEVLEALDGEEALKMITAKSPNLVLLDYKIPKVDGREVCRRIKSDLLMRHLPIIMVTGKGDITDKVHGIDAGADDYVVKPFEPKELLARIRMVIRRSERDLEANPLTRLPGNVSIINEITKRIENKCLFAVCYIDLDKFKAYNDKYGFEHGDEVIKETARILIRGVQEQGNKDDFIGHIGGDDFVIITLPSNADKICEKVISDFDTASPSFYNESDREKGYILARDRKGVEQHIPLLSLSIGVVTNEFRKIEHVAQIGEIGAELKAIAKSLEKSNYVKDKRKFDK